In the Hyphomicrobiales bacterium genome, one interval contains:
- a CDS encoding conserved hypothetical protein (Evidence 4 : Unknown function but conserved in other organisms) — MGLANIAKTKGAADNAASRLANKRGAVAVRVAEKPGYGILVSPLGAAPAGTELKLHQPDVQGLPLVTALTGARSPEGRVTHRTAPGDLIVLEAAFIEGDALVCGRVAGRIHDGMSGPVQVMKALARISAANVHKGGFSQWVSIPDPLAARVMRNAGDVEALVMSQIGREFPGGEVSFYMRSRAGRQEFKMDPGEKAAAYVTRLVEANRLLAGGPVELMPIFSVHVGRDQSLREGINTRVETVGKVLGSVSKLYGEGYVPSLLILCDEDKWAFGGKTEKTHRVAACVEPLDVVAPIDRKMIGTANMKDASGKPMKPFETRELWSAEQMAVDAKRRAPEKATSAPGYDDDGDDQPTAPLPFRSAQARRPLPGGMR; from the coding sequence GTGGGCCTGGCCAACATCGCAAAGACCAAGGGCGCGGCCGACAACGCCGCGTCGCGCCTGGCGAACAAGCGCGGAGCCGTCGCGGTTCGGGTGGCGGAAAAGCCAGGGTACGGAATTCTCGTTTCGCCGCTAGGCGCTGCCCCGGCGGGGACGGAGCTCAAGCTTCACCAGCCTGACGTCCAGGGCCTGCCGCTGGTGACCGCACTCACTGGCGCGCGCAGCCCAGAGGGACGCGTGACCCATCGAACCGCTCCGGGCGATCTCATCGTGCTCGAAGCTGCCTTCATCGAGGGTGATGCCCTCGTCTGTGGCCGGGTTGCGGGGCGTATCCATGACGGGATGAGCGGTCCGGTCCAGGTCATGAAGGCGCTCGCGCGCATCTCGGCAGCGAACGTCCACAAGGGCGGCTTCTCGCAATGGGTCTCGATCCCCGACCCGCTCGCCGCTCGTGTGATGCGCAATGCCGGGGACGTCGAGGCTCTTGTCATGAGCCAGATCGGACGAGAGTTCCCGGGCGGGGAGGTGAGCTTCTACATGCGCTCGCGCGCCGGCCGGCAGGAATTCAAGATGGATCCCGGGGAGAAGGCTGCGGCCTATGTAACGCGCCTGGTGGAGGCCAACCGCCTGCTCGCCGGTGGCCCAGTCGAGCTGATGCCGATTTTCAGCGTCCATGTCGGTCGCGATCAGTCGCTTCGCGAGGGGATCAACACGCGCGTCGAAACCGTTGGCAAGGTGCTAGGCTCGGTCTCGAAGCTCTACGGCGAGGGCTATGTCCCCAGCCTCCTGATCCTTTGTGACGAGGACAAATGGGCTTTCGGCGGGAAAACGGAAAAGACGCATCGGGTCGCGGCTTGCGTGGAACCGCTTGATGTCGTTGCTCCCATCGATCGCAAGATGATCGGAACGGCGAACATGAAGGACGCTTCCGGGAAGCCGATGAAGCCGTTCGAAACCCGGGAGCTCTGGTCGGCTGAGCAGATGGCCGTCGATGCGAAGCGTCGAGCGCCAGAGAAGGCGACTTCA